In a single window of the Candidatus Zixiibacteriota bacterium genome:
- a CDS encoding OmpH family outer membrane protein — MIRIPKFALGLTLALVFVLWCSSGVGAQGLKIGYIKDERIYQEWDAWLKAQEDWVTESKAWDEEANTKQEALEELVAEYEKQKLILSDEKRSEREAAIRTKEADLDAFTRQIYGPRGTAEQKQSQLIQPLLDRLARAIETLAIESEYDVIFTLQGIGYIKESYEVTDKVLELLNELEE, encoded by the coding sequence ATGATTAGGATTCCGAAATTCGCGCTGGGATTGACCTTGGCTTTGGTGTTTGTGCTGTGGTGCAGCTCAGGAGTCGGCGCTCAAGGATTAAAAATCGGATACATCAAGGACGAACGTATCTACCAGGAATGGGATGCCTGGCTCAAAGCCCAAGAAGATTGGGTGACCGAAAGTAAGGCCTGGGATGAAGAGGCAAATACCAAGCAAGAGGCTCTCGAGGAATTAGTTGCGGAATATGAAAAACAGAAACTAATCCTGTCCGACGAAAAAAGAAGCGAACGTGAAGCCGCTATTCGAACCAAGGAAGCGGATCTCGATGCTTTTACGCGTCAGATTTACGGCCCACGTGGAACAGCCGAACAAAAGCAATCCCAGCTCATTCAACCCCTACTGGATCGATTGGCACGAGCGATAGAAACCCTGGCAATTGAGAGCGAGTACGATGTCATTTTCACTCTTCAGGGAATCGGCTATATTAAAGAGAGTTATGAGGTGACCGACAAAGTCCTCGAGTTGCTTAATGAACTCGAAGAATAA
- the lpxD gene encoding UDP-3-O-(3-hydroxymyristoyl)glucosamine N-acyltransferase, with product MNSKNNTHYTLEAIAKTVGGTVEGDGDVEITGVAPIESATSSQISFVADDRYKKHVATTAAGALVLDENIECPQKPVLRHSLPYLAFARIIDLFHPHEPLVEPGIHETAVVADSARIDPTAGIGALCHVCDGAVIGPGCELSSSVFVGRDATLGENCRIYPGARILERSRIGNNVIIHASTVIGSDGFGYAESDTGLRKIKQIGWVEIDDDVELGSNVSVDRGALGPTRIGRGTKIDNLVQIAHNVEIGQHCIIVAQVGISGSTKIGDGVVFGGQVGVVGHIEIGDGVKVGAQSGIAKSVPAGKTVFGSPALDIMTTMKIIASMPKLPDLLKRVTKLEKKMNE from the coding sequence ATGAACTCGAAGAATAATACACACTACACGCTTGAGGCTATCGCCAAGACGGTTGGCGGAACGGTTGAAGGCGACGGCGATGTCGAAATAACCGGCGTCGCCCCGATTGAATCGGCCACATCGTCGCAGATCAGCTTTGTAGCTGACGACCGTTATAAGAAACATGTCGCCACTACTGCGGCGGGTGCCTTGGTTCTTGATGAGAATATCGAGTGTCCGCAGAAACCGGTTCTACGGCACTCTCTCCCCTACCTTGCCTTCGCTCGGATTATTGATCTTTTTCATCCGCACGAACCCCTGGTGGAGCCAGGCATCCATGAGACAGCCGTCGTTGCAGACAGTGCCCGGATTGATCCTACAGCGGGCATAGGTGCTCTGTGCCATGTTTGCGACGGAGCTGTAATTGGTCCCGGGTGCGAATTGTCATCATCTGTGTTCGTCGGACGTGATGCGACGCTGGGGGAAAACTGCCGCATCTATCCGGGCGCCAGAATACTTGAACGGTCACGTATCGGCAACAACGTCATTATCCACGCTTCAACGGTGATTGGCTCTGACGGTTTCGGATATGCCGAATCCGATACCGGTCTCAGGAAGATCAAGCAAATCGGATGGGTGGAGATTGATGACGACGTTGAGCTTGGCTCCAACGTATCGGTAGACCGTGGAGCGCTTGGTCCTACGCGAATCGGTCGGGGCACCAAAATCGATAACCTGGTGCAGATTGCTCATAACGTAGAAATTGGCCAACACTGCATTATCGTAGCACAGGTTGGCATTTCGGGCTCGACAAAGATCGGCGACGGAGTGGTTTTTGGAGGACAGGTAGGAGTGGTCGGCCATATTGAGATCGGTGACGGCGTTAAAGTTGGTGCTCAATCAGGAATCGCCAAGTCTGTCCCCGCCGGCAAGACAGTCTTCGGTAGTCCCGCCCTCGACATTATGACCACCATGAAAATAATAGCCTCCATGCCCAAACTACCCGATCTTCTCAAGAGAGTCACCAAGCTCGAAAAGAAGATGAACGAGTAG
- a CDS encoding single-stranded DNA-binding protein yields MSVNKVILVGRLGKDPELKYTTSSRAVVNFSLATNERWTSQDGQKQEKTTWHNIVAWGKQAEVINEYCRKGKQLYIEGRIDNRSWDKDDGTKGYISEVVVQNFQFLGDRDDASGASRPAASAPAAGAPPEPKNAADDDDLPF; encoded by the coding sequence ATGAGTGTGAACAAAGTAATTCTCGTCGGTAGGCTGGGTAAAGACCCGGAGCTAAAGTACACAACAAGCTCGCGTGCAGTTGTCAACTTCAGCTTAGCTACTAATGAGCGCTGGACCAGTCAGGACGGCCAGAAGCAGGAAAAGACCACCTGGCACAATATTGTCGCCTGGGGGAAGCAGGCAGAGGTTATCAACGAATATTGTCGTAAAGGAAAACAACTGTATATAGAGGGACGGATTGATAACAGGAGCTGGGATAAGGATGACGGTACCAAAGGATATATCTCGGAAGTAGTAGTCCAGAACTTCCAATTTCTGGGCGATCGTGATGATGCTTCCGGCGCAAGTCGACCAGCGGCTTCCGCACCGGCAGCAGGGGCACCCCCGGAACCCAAAAACGCAGCGGATGACGATGATCTGCCGTTCTGA
- a CDS encoding NAD+ synthase: MTKWLNTDDAIVTIVQFLVNRLKRSKMSGYVVGLSGGIDSAVAAALAVEAVGEDKVMGLVMPYRGSSESSLTDAETLVRQLRIEHRVIDISPMIDAYYDTIDDNNRFRAGNKMSRERMAILFDAAAETGRLVLGTGNRTEICLGYTTWFGDSACSVNPIGDLYKTEVRLIASALNIPEKITSKAPSADLWTGQTDEDEIGVRYEQIDAILFRIIEEGIGSEDELLKDGFDRDDVSRVVTLINRNWFKRTMPEVASLGRCPIPQQVLNSDAKKT; the protein is encoded by the coding sequence ATGACTAAATGGCTCAACACTGACGATGCTATCGTTACAATTGTACAGTTTCTCGTCAACCGCCTGAAACGATCCAAGATGTCGGGCTATGTCGTAGGGTTATCAGGAGGAATTGATTCCGCTGTGGCGGCAGCCCTGGCGGTTGAAGCGGTCGGAGAAGATAAGGTCATGGGATTGGTAATGCCGTATCGTGGCTCTTCTGAAAGTTCCTTGACTGATGCTGAGACTCTTGTCCGACAATTGAGAATCGAGCACCGGGTAATCGACATCTCACCAATGATTGATGCCTATTATGACACTATCGATGATAACAATCGTTTCCGGGCCGGCAATAAGATGTCGCGCGAACGAATGGCTATCCTATTCGATGCTGCGGCAGAGACCGGTCGGTTGGTCCTGGGTACTGGAAATCGCACCGAGATTTGTTTGGGCTATACCACCTGGTTTGGCGATTCCGCCTGTTCTGTAAATCCAATTGGCGATCTGTACAAAACCGAAGTACGGCTGATCGCCTCTGCTCTCAACATCCCCGAAAAGATTACCTCCAAAGCCCCCTCGGCTGACCTTTGGACGGGACAAACCGATGAAGATGAAATCGGCGTACGATATGAACAGATCGACGCTATTCTGTTCCGAATAATTGAGGAAGGAATTGGATCGGAAGACGAGCTTCTCAAAGACGGATTTGACCGCGATGATGTTAGTCGCGTCGTCACTCTGATCAACCGTAACTGGTTCAAACGCACTATGCCGGAAGTCGCCTCTCTCGGACGATGTCCTATCCCGCAGCAAGTTCTCAATTCCGACGCCAAGAAAACATAA
- the rsmI gene encoding 16S rRNA (cytidine(1402)-2'-O)-methyltransferase, which produces MDNSNGKLYLVPTPIGNMGDITQRALEVLGEVDIVACEDTRRSGSLLKKLGLSKKLVSYHDFNESTRAGQLLDSIQEGKSVAVITDAGTPGISDPAYRVVRAAIDADIEIIPLPGPSSILPALTASGLPTDRFFFEGFLPNKSGARRTRLGKLLDIPHTLIFLESPHRVVKCLTDIQEQFGDRQACLAREITKLHEQFLRGSIGDILVAISGRSIKGEIVLVVAGADRRTSRKGAE; this is translated from the coding sequence ATGGATAACTCGAACGGCAAGCTCTACCTCGTCCCCACACCCATAGGCAACATGGGAGATATCACTCAACGAGCACTTGAAGTACTCGGCGAGGTTGATATTGTTGCCTGCGAGGACACTCGACGTAGCGGCAGCTTGCTGAAGAAACTGGGGCTTAGCAAGAAGCTCGTCAGTTACCATGATTTCAACGAATCGACAAGAGCAGGACAATTGCTGGATTCCATACAAGAGGGGAAGTCTGTTGCCGTTATCACCGACGCCGGAACTCCGGGCATATCGGACCCAGCTTACCGCGTCGTCCGTGCCGCCATAGACGCCGATATTGAGATCATCCCCCTGCCAGGCCCCAGTTCCATACTCCCGGCTCTGACTGCCTCTGGCCTGCCAACCGACCGGTTTTTTTTCGAAGGATTTCTCCCCAATAAATCGGGCGCACGGCGCACGCGTTTGGGTAAGTTGCTGGACATACCGCACACGCTGATCTTCCTCGAATCCCCGCACCGGGTAGTGAAGTGCCTGACAGATATTCAGGAACAGTTCGGTGATCGTCAGGCATGCCTGGCTCGCGAGATTACCAAATTGCACGAACAGTTCCTGCGCGGATCGATTGGTGACATCCTGGTAGCAATTTCAGGGCGAAGCATCAAGGGCGAAATCGTCCTGGTAGTGGCCGGGGCTGATCGACGTACATCCAGGAAGGGTGCCGAGTGA
- a CDS encoding phosphatase PAP2 family protein: MNRSLLSRSYLFDRLIAGYSLLMILAILLLGRPLNQYVDEIFFYTGVVVLVTVIVHWLSEDQGGMYRLLRLLYPLILFTFLYRTTGGLMFLLFDGFFDGQLCAFEKSLFGVNPTLYIDRNLLSPWLTEPISLCYFSYYLMIPVFFITAYVRGSYALIRSAMSAICIMFFLSYLLFFLYPIEGPRWHFVGLYQNAVEGSVFRQLVEIVIEKGAVRGGCMPSSHFGVALVLLMYTFRYYARSVAWTASVFTLGLGVGTVWGRFHYVSDVVVGGLLGLIATLVIWKYSTDKQVQPRSSIRKEANNVS; the protein is encoded by the coding sequence GTGAACCGTTCTCTCCTGAGTCGCTCCTATCTGTTTGACCGTCTCATCGCAGGTTACTCGCTCCTGATGATTCTAGCCATTCTCCTTCTCGGGAGGCCACTGAACCAGTACGTAGATGAGATATTCTTCTATACCGGAGTAGTAGTATTAGTCACCGTGATAGTACACTGGTTAAGTGAAGACCAGGGTGGAATGTATCGTCTCCTGCGGCTGCTGTATCCGCTTATCCTCTTTACATTTCTATACCGCACAACGGGTGGCTTGATGTTCCTCCTCTTCGACGGATTTTTCGACGGCCAACTCTGCGCTTTCGAGAAGTCGCTGTTTGGCGTCAACCCAACTTTGTATATTGACCGCAACTTGCTGTCTCCCTGGCTCACCGAACCGATATCTTTGTGCTATTTCAGCTATTACCTGATGATACCCGTTTTCTTCATTACGGCCTACGTTCGTGGTAGTTACGCCCTGATACGCAGTGCGATGAGCGCCATCTGCATTATGTTTTTCCTTTCATATCTGTTGTTTTTCCTGTACCCTATCGAGGGTCCTCGCTGGCATTTTGTCGGACTTTACCAGAATGCCGTAGAGGGATCGGTTTTCAGGCAGTTGGTGGAAATCGTTATTGAGAAAGGAGCAGTTCGCGGAGGTTGTATGCCATCCTCACACTTTGGAGTGGCCCTGGTGCTGTTGATGTACACCTTCCGCTACTATGCGCGTTCGGTCGCCTGGACGGCTTCAGTATTCACGCTGGGTCTTGGAGTCGGCACGGTATGGGGGCGCTTTCATTATGTCTCGGACGTAGTGGTCGGAGGACTGCTGGGATTGATTGCGACACTAGTAATCTGGAAGTACTCGACAGACAAGCAAGTACAGCCCCGGTCATCAATTCGGAAAGAAGCTAACAATGTGTCCTGA
- the lgt gene encoding prolipoprotein diacylglyceryl transferase, producing the protein MCPELFHIGSLPIRGYGIMLALSFFVGVLYIRYVCRKYERPFEQYLAIAYIMIFGGVIGARLFYILFHLSEFSNDWSSAFNPFSSENFGIAGLNLYGGVLVAIAGSMAYTRWKRLSVLDTFDYFSPTLGLGLGLTRIGCFLNGCCFGTPTDLPWGMSFPAGSLPYFAYHDAALHPAQLYSSLYGLGLFLVLHYMMKRRAFVGQLVAILFMVEAIFRFAIEYVRYYEDAMHFSFDGLEPTYNQLISVVMFLAGLGIYIWQNKHGRLTSNP; encoded by the coding sequence ATGTGTCCTGAGTTATTTCATATCGGCTCTCTCCCCATTCGTGGATACGGAATCATGCTGGCCCTGTCGTTCTTCGTGGGCGTTCTGTATATCAGGTACGTGTGTCGGAAATATGAACGTCCCTTCGAGCAATACCTCGCCATCGCATACATAATGATCTTTGGCGGTGTGATCGGAGCCAGGCTGTTCTATATCCTGTTCCACCTGAGCGAATTCAGTAACGATTGGTCGTCTGCGTTCAATCCATTTAGTTCAGAGAATTTCGGTATTGCGGGCTTGAATCTGTACGGCGGTGTACTGGTGGCTATCGCCGGCTCCATGGCCTACACGCGATGGAAACGCTTGTCGGTGCTGGACACATTCGATTACTTCTCTCCAACCCTGGGTCTTGGTCTGGGGCTCACTCGTATAGGTTGTTTTCTCAATGGATGTTGCTTTGGTACGCCTACCGATCTGCCCTGGGGCATGTCATTCCCGGCAGGATCGCTACCTTACTTCGCATACCACGATGCGGCATTGCACCCGGCCCAGTTGTACAGTTCGCTCTACGGTTTGGGTCTGTTTCTCGTTCTTCATTACATGATGAAGCGGCGAGCCTTCGTCGGACAGCTGGTCGCCATACTCTTTATGGTCGAGGCAATCTTCCGCTTCGCGATTGAGTATGTCAGGTACTATGAAGATGCTATGCACTTTTCTTTCGATGGCCTCGAACCAACCTACAACCAGTTGATATCGGTAGTGATGTTCCTGGCGGGACTCGGGATATATATCTGGCAAAACAAACATGGCCGGCTGACGTCCAATCCGTAA